In one window of Drosophila mauritiana strain mau12 chromosome X, ASM438214v1, whole genome shotgun sequence DNA:
- the LOC117146786 gene encoding putative vitellogenin receptor isoform X2, which translates to MCQAEHQVPPSEQRIRVKSPKMTASQRGFNLTSQTRAHPSSGGSTSSGYGYWQRTHLIINGRHVAISLLLLLGLCGGTAAGTPGSADTRCDAGQFQCRDGGCILQAKMCDGRGDCKDSSDELDCDYRLCRPPHWFPCAQPHGACLAAELMCNGIDNCPGGEDELNCPVRPGFRFGDTAHRMRNCSKYEFTCQQDRTCIPIDFMCDGRPDCTDKSDEVAGCKQAAVTCPGEGHLCANGRCLRRKQWVCDGVDDCGDGSDERGCPNLCEPQKGKFLCRNRETCLTLSEVCDGHSDCSDGSDETDLCHSKPDCDAKKCALGAKCHMMPAGGAECFCPKGFRLAKFEDKCEDIDECKEQDGLCSQGCENTSGGYRCVCDAGYLLDKDNRTCRAVVHGSKEQQPLLLYTTQMTIMGMHLREDNVRNHVYQVAGNLSKVIGVAYDGSHIYWTNIQNEAESIVKANGDGSHAEILLTSGLDAPEDLAVDWLTQNIYFSDNIMRHIAVCSNDGLNCAVLVTQDVHQPRSLAVWPQKGLMFWTDWGEKPMIGRASMDGSLSRPIVSDNIEWPNGIALDMHQERIYWVDAKLGSVQTVRPDGTGRRTVLDGMLKHPYGLAIFEDQLYWSDWATKSVHACHKFSGKDHRILAKDRTIYAVHIYHPAKQPISPHGCENAKCSHLCLLAEPEIGGHSCACPDGMRLAPDLRRCMLMEKRQRLFIGLGQVLLEIEHTAFGRHQISKSYTLPCLINEMVYNRINGSLIIADNDQRLILEFQPETHETNVLVRANLGNVSALSFDHLSRNLYWADTERAVIEVLSLQTRHRALIRFFPGQEVPIGLTVMPAEGYLYVVLKAKRHSHIDKIPLSGKGEQVHVFEDDLGDDDIKLVTDYETQTLFWSDSDLGRISYSNYRVPHSQIFRGKLRRPYSLAMVHHDLFWNELGTPRIYWTHKSNMGPRKVVDIMEKGDPAAIMPYVPVATPNGIPLAASSPVGQESHPCQQQNGGCSHICVGEGPYHSICLCPAGFVYRDAGNRTCVEALDCEFRCHSGECLTMNHRCNGRRDCVDNSDEMNCDEEHRRKPKVLCSPSQFACHSGEQCIDKERRCDNRKDCHDHSDEQHCEKFDKNKKCHVHQHGCDNGKCVDSSLVCDGTNDCGDNSDELLCEATSRCEAGMFQCGSGSCIAGSWECDGRIDCSDGSDEHDKCVHRSCPPDMHRCLLGQCLDRSLVCDGHNDCGDKSDELNCGTDSSTVNISCAENQFQCTSNLKICLPSAVRCNGTTECPRGEDEADCGDVCSIYEFKCRSGRECIRREFRCDGQKDCGDGSDELSCELEKGNHNQSQIQPWSTSSRACRPHLFDCQDGECVDLSRVCNNFPDCTNGHDEGPKCATACRSASGRQVCQHKCRATPSGAVCSCFDGYRLDADQKSCLDIDECQEQQPCAQLCENTLGGYQCQCHADFMLRQDRVSCKSLQSGATLLFSSFNEVRNLSEQPVMLNVAWSANDSRITGFDLDMHRQMGYFSAEDEGIVYQIDLQTKVIVRALGLPAPTKLSVDWATGNVYVLSGAQDIHACSFVGRMCGRIAHVKSPRHVKHLAVDGYHARIFYIVIRTEGYGQTSSEIHMARLDGSRRDMLLQRSESFMTALTTDPHQQLLYFVDQHTRTLERISYRLKTGPMRRPEIMLQKSNALMHPSGLSVYENNAFIVNLGSVEAVQCALYGSRICHKISLNVLNAQDIVVAGRSRQPEKASHPCAHAHCHGLCLQADYGYECMCGNRLVAEGERCPHGSGNEVAVLGAVNSLELEQEQEQEQNGHFHWLMALLVLAAGSLIAGLGYIIRWRRSAAPKRSWSTNAPRRESASPQKRERCPAGAATTHSPPPAPRPRSRLSSLVCRMRSSDCSGHVSRRPAIRWLRNCFSRAPEKASYIRWTEVGTDAELDGRCRTSWWLTWTTMPPNQPDSSGEITQAMMRMHDLCRK; encoded by the exons ATGTGCCAGGCCGAGCACCAGGTGCCCCCCAGCGAGCAAAGGATCCGGGTAAAGAGCCCGAAGATGACCGCCAGCCAGCGAGGATTCAACCTAACCTCGCAGACACGCGCTCACCCCTCCAGTGGTGGCTCAACGTCCAGTGGATACGGATATTGGCAGAGAACACATCTGATCATCAATGGACGCCACGTGGCAATctcgctgctcctgctcctgggACTTTGCGGTGGTACTGCTGCCGGCACGCCGGGATCAGCGGACACGCGGTGCGATGCGGGACAATTCCAGTGCAGAGACGGCGGCTGCATCTTACAGGCGAAGATGTGCGACGGACGCGGAGACTGCAAGGACAGCTCAGATGAATTGGACTGCG ACTACCGACTGTGCCGACCGCCACATTGGTTCCCGTGTGCCCAGCCACACGGAGCCTGCCTGGCAGCGGAACTAATGTGCAACGGCATCGACAACTGTCCcggcggcgaggatgagctcAACTGCCCGGTGCGGCCAGGGTTCCGATTCGGTGACACCGCTCATCGCATGCGCAACTGCAGCAAGTACGAGTTCACGTGCCAGCAGGACCGCACCTGCATTCCCATTGATTTCATGTGCGACGGCCGGCCGGATTGCACGGACAAGTCGGACGAGGTGGCTGGCTGCAAGCAGGCGGCGGTGACCTGCCCCGGCGAGGGGCACCTGTGCGCCAACGGACGGTGTTTGCGCCGCAAGCAGTGGGTCTGCGATGGCGTCGACGACTGCGGCGATGGAAGCGACGAACGAGGATGCC CAAATCTATGTGAGCCACAAAAGGGTAAATTCCTGTGCCGGAATCGAGAAACCTGTCTGACCCTGAGCGAAGTGTGCGATGGGCACAGCGACTGTTCCGACGGCAGCGATGAGACCGACCTCTGCCACTCCAAGCCGGACTGCGATGCGAAGAAGTGTGCGCTGGGAGCCAAGTGCCACATGATGCCTGCCGGCGGAGCCGAGTGCTTCTGCCCAAAGGGATTCCGGCTGGCTAAATTCGAGGACAAGTGCGAGGACATTGACGAGTGCAAGGAGCAAGATGGTCTGTGCAGCCAGGGATGCGAGAACACATCGGGCGGATATCGATGCGTCTGTGACGCGGGCTATCTGCTGGACAAGGATAATCGCACGTGTCGCGCCGTCGTTCACGGCTCTAAGGAACAGCAGCCCCTTCTGCTGTACACCACCCAGATGACGATTATGGGAATGCATCTGCGCGAGGACAACGTACGAAATCATGTCTACCAGGTGGCCGGGAATCTGAGCAAGGTCATTGGCGTGGCCTACGATGGCAGCCACATCTATTGGACCAACATCCAGAACGAAGCGGAGAGCATTGTGAAGGCAAACGGAGACGGTTCGCATGCGGAGATTCTGCTGACCTCCGGCCTGGATGCACCAGAGGACCTGGCTGTCGATTGGCTGACGCAGAACATCTACTTCTCGGACAACATAATGCGGCACATAGCCGTGTGCTCGAACGATGGTCTAAACTGTGCCGTTCTGGTCACCCAGGATGTCCACCAGCCGCGGTCACTGGCTGTTTGGCCCCAGAAGGGCTTGATGTTCTGGACGGATTGGGGTGAGAAGCCCATGATAGGGCGTGCATCCATGGACGGCAGTCTGTCGCGACCCATTGTCAGCGACAACATCGAATGGCCCAATGGTATTGCGCTGGATATGCACCAGGAAAGGATCTACTGGGTAGATGCCAAGTTGGGCAGCGTCCAAACGGTTCGACCCGACGGCACTGGTCGACGCACGGTGCTGGACGGCATGCTGAAGCATCCCTATGGCCTGGCCATATTTGAGGATCAGCTGTACTGGTCAGATTGGGCCACGAAGAGTGTGCATGCCTGTCACAAATTCTCCGGCAAGGATCATCGCATCCTGGCCAAGGATCGCACCATTTACGCCGTGCACATCTATCATCCGGCCAAGCAGCCCATCTCGCCGCATGGTTGCGAAAATGCCAAGTGCTCGCACCTATGCCTGTTGGCCGAGCCCGAAATCGGTGGTCACAGCTGCGCCTGTCCGGATGGCATGCGGCTGGCGCCGGATCTGCGGCGCTGCATGCTAATGGAGAAGCGCCAACGACTGTTCATTGGCCTGGGCCAGGTGCTGCTCGAGATCGAGCACACCGCCTTTGGGCGCCATCAGATAAGCAAGTCGTACACGCTGCCCTGCTTGATCAACGAAATGGTGTACAACCGCATCAATGGCAGCCTGATAATAGCGGACAATGACCAGCGACTGATCCTGGAGTTTCAGCCAGAGACCCACGAGACCAACGTCCTGGTCCGCGCCAATCTGGGCAATGTGAGTGCCCTGTCCTTCGATCATCTGAGCAGGAACCTGTACTGGGCGGATACGGAGCGGGCTGTGATTGAGGTGCTCTCCCTGCAGACGCGCCATCGTGCGCTAATCCGCTTCTTTCCGGGCCAGGAGGTGCCCATTGGACTCACTGTCATGCCCGCGGAGGGCTATCTGTACGTTGTGCTCAAGGCCAAGCGGCACAGCCACATTGACAAGATACCGCTGAGCGGCAAGGGCGAACAGGTGCATGTATTCGAGGACGATCTGGGCGATGATGACATCAAGCTGGTCACCGATTACGAGACCCAAACGCTCTTTTGGTCAGACAGCGATCTGGGCAGGATTAGCTACTCGAATTACAGGGTGCCGCACAGCCAAATCTTTCGCGGCAAGCTCAGGCGACCCTATAGCCTGGCCATGGTGCATCACGATCTGTTCTGGAATGAATTGGGCACGCCAAGGATTTACTGGACGCACAAGAGCAATATGGGCCCCCGAAAGGTGGTCGATATAATGGAGAAGGGCGATCCGGCCGCCATTATGCCGTACGTGCCCGTAGCGACGCCCAATGGAATCCCGCTGGCCGCCAGCTCGCCCGTCGGCCAGGAATCGCATCCCTGCCAGCAGCAGAATGGTGGCTGTTCGCACATCTGTGTGGGCGAGGGGCCCTACCACTCGATCTGTCTGTGTCCGGCCGGATTCGTTTACCGGGATGCGGGCAACCGCACCTGCGTGGAGGCTCTGGACTGTGAGTTCCGTTGCCACAGTGGCGAGTGCCTTACAATGAATCACCGCTGCAACGGACGACGCGATTGCGTGGACAACTCGGATGAGATGAACTGCGACGAGGAGCATCGCCGCAAGCCGAAGGTCCTGTGCTCGCCCAGCCAGTTCGCCTGCCACAGCGGGGAGCAGTGCATCGACAAGGAGCGGCGATGCGACAACCGCAAGGATTGCCACGACCATTCGGATGAGCAGCATTGCGAGAAGTTCG ACAAAAACAAGAAGTGCCATGTCCATCAGCATGGCTGCGACAATGGAAAGTGCGTGGACTCGAGCCTGGTGTGCGATGGCACCAATGATTGCGGCGATAATTCCGACGAGTTGCTGTGCGAGGCGACATCGCGATGCGAAGCGGGAATGTTCCAGTGCGGCAGCGGATCCTGCATCGCGGGCAGCTGGGAGTGCGACGGGCGGATCGATTGCAGCGACGGATCCGACGAGCACGACAAGTGCGTCCATCGCAGCTGTCCGCCGGACATGCACCGCTGTCTGCTGGGTCAGTGTCTGGACCGGAGTCTAGTGTGCGATGGCCACAACGACTGCGGCGATAAGTCCGACGAACTAAATTGCGGTACGGACTCATCCACGGTGAACATATCCTGCGCGGAGAATCAGTTCCAATGCACGAGCAATCTCAAGATCTGTCTGCCGTCTGCGGTGCGCTGCAATGGTACCACCGAGTGTCCTCGCGGCGAGGATGAGGCCGACTGCGGCGATGTGTGCAGCATCTATGAGTTCAAGTGCCGCTCCGGTCGAGAGTGCATCCGGCGGGAGTTCCGCTGCGATGGCCAGAAGGACTGCGGCGACGGCAGCGACGAGTTGAGCTGCGAACTGGAAAAGGGTAATCACAATCAGAGCCAGATTCAGCCGTGGAGCACCTCGAGCCGAGCCTGCCGGCCACATCTCTTCGATTGTCAAGACGGCGAGTGCGTGGACTTGTCGCGGGTATGCAACAATTTCCCGGACTGTACCAACGGCCACGACGAGGGACCCAAGTGCGCCACCGCCTGCCGATCCGCGTCAGGTCGCCAGGTGTGCCAACACAAGTGCCGCGCCACACCGTCCGGCGCCGTGTGCTCCTGCTTCGATGGCTATCGCCTGGACGCGGATCAGAAGAGCTGCCTGGACATTGACGAGtgccaggagcagcagccatGCGCGCAGCTGTGCGAGAATACCCTCGGCGGCTACCAGTGCCAGTGCCATGCGGACTTCATGCTGCGCCAGGACCGTGTTAGCTGCAAGAGCCTGCAGTCCGGCGCCACTCTGCTCTTCAGCAGCTTCAACGAAGTGCGAAACCTGAGCGAACAGCCCGTAATGCTCAATGTGGCCTGGTCGGCGAATGATTCGAGGATCACCGGCTTCGATTTGGACATGCACCGTCAAATGGGCTACTTTTCCGCCGAGGACGAGGGCATCGTCTACCAGATCGATCTGCAAACGAAGGTGATTGTGCGGGCTCTGGGCCTGCCCGCACCGACGAAACTCTCCGTGGATTGGGCCACCGGAAATGTTTATGTGCTGAGTGGAGCGCAGGACATCCACGCGTGCAGTTTCGTGGGACGCATGTGCGGCCGTATAGCGCACGTGAAGAGTCCCAGGCACGTGAAGCATCTGGCTGTGGATGGCTATCACGCCAGGATCTTCTACATAGTCATACGCACCGAGGGCTATGGCCAGACGAGCTCGGAGATCCACATGGCCCGACTGGACGGCAGTCGCAGGGATATGCTGCTGCAGCGGAGCGAAAGCTTCATGACCGCCCTGACCACCGATCCGCATCAGCAGCTATTGTACTTCGTGGACCAGCATACGCGCACCCTGGAGAGGATTAGCTATAGACTTAAAACAGGACCCATGCGGCGACCGGAAATAATGCTGCAGAAGTCCAATGCTCTGATGCATCCATCTGGACTGAGTGTGTACGAAAATAATGCGTTCATCGTGAACCTGGGCTCCGTGGAGGCGGTGCAGTGCGCCCTGTACGGATCCCGCATCTGTCACAAGATCAGCCTCAACGTGCTGAACGCCCAGGACATCGTGGTGGCGGGCAGGTCGCGTCAGCCGGAGAAGGCGTCGCATCCCTGCGCCCATGCCCACTGCCATGGACTGTGCCTGCAGGCGGACTACGGATACGAATGCATGTGCGGCAATCGCCTGGTGGCCGAAGGCGAACGGTGTCCCCATGGCTCCGGCAATGAGGTGGCCGTGTTGGGTGCGGTCAACAGCCTGGAATTggaacaggagcaggagcaggagcagaacGGTCACTTTCACTGGCTGATGGCTCTGCTCGTCCTGGCCGCCGGATCACTGATCGCCGGACTCGGGTACAT AATCCGCTGGCGACGCTCGGCGGCACCAAAGCGTTCCTGGAGCACGAACGCACCGAGGCGGGAGTCGGCTTCGCCACAGAAACGGGAACGGTGTCCAGCCGGGGCAGCAACGACACATTCACCACCACCAGCGCCTCGTCCTCGTTCGCGGCTCAGCAGTTTAGTGTGCCGAATGCGCTCCAGCGACTGCTCCGGCCACGTCAGTCGGCGTCCGGCGATCCGATGGCTCAGGAACTGCTTCTCGAGAGCCCCAGA GAAAGCAAGCTACATTCGCTGGACGGAGGTGGGGACGGATGCGGAGTTGGACGGCAGGTGCCGGACATCCTGGTGGCTGACCTGGACGACGATGCCGCCAAATCAGCCGGACAGTTCGGGGGAAATTACGCAGGCGATGATGCGAATGCACGATTTGTGTCGTAAATGA